The proteins below are encoded in one region of Pongo pygmaeus isolate AG05252 chromosome 20, NHGRI_mPonPyg2-v2.0_pri, whole genome shotgun sequence:
- the ZNF579 gene encoding zinc finger protein 579, producing the protein MDPQPPPPAQGSPPHRGRGRGRGRGRGRGRGRGRGGAGAPRAPLPCPTCGRLFRFPYYLSRHRLSHSGLRPHACPLCPKAFRRPAHLSRHLRGHGPQPPLRCAACPRTFPEPAQLRRHLAQEHAGGEVELAIERVAKETAEPSWGPQDEGSEQPTTAAAGATEEEAAAAWPETWPAGESATLAAPTSAAEPRESETEEAEAGAAELRAELALAAGRQEEKQVLLQADWTLLCLRCREAFATKGELKAHPCLRPEGEQEGEGGPPPRPKRHQCSICLKAFARPWSLSRHRLVHSTDRPFVCPDCGLAFRLASYLRQHRRVHGPLSLLAPLPAAGKKDDKASGARNSAKGPEGGEGAECGGASEEGEGGQNGGDAAPARPPAGEPRFWCPECGKGFRRRAHLRQHGVTHSGARPFQCVRCQREFKRLADLARHAQVHAGGPAPHPCPRCPRRFSRAYSLLRHQRCHRAELERAAALQALQAQAPTSPPPPPPPLKAEQEEEGLPLPLANIKEEPPSPGTPPQSPPAPPVFLSASCFDSQDHSAFEMEEEEADSKAHLRGLGGLAS; encoded by the coding sequence ATGGATCCGCAGCCTCCTCCACCCGCCCAGGGCAGCCCACCTCACCGTGGCCGAGGCCGGGGCCGTGGCCGAGGCCGTGGTCGAGGCCGTGGCCGTGGCAGGGGGGGCGCTGGAGCCCCTAGGgcgcccctgccctgccccacctgcGGCCGCCTCTTCCGTTTCCCCTACTACCTCTCCCGGCACCGGCTGAGCCACTCGGGGCTCCGGCCCCACGCCTGCCCGCTGTGTCCCAAGGCCTTCCGCCGGCCGGCCCACCTCTCCCGCCACCTGCGCGGCCACGGGCCCCAGCCCCCACTGCGCTGCGCCGCCTGCCCCCGCACCTTCCCAGAACCCGCCCAGCTCAGGCGCCACCTGGCTCAGGAGCACGCGGGCGGCGAGGTCGAGCTGGCCATCGAGAGGGTGGCCAAGGAGACGGCCGAGCCCAGCTGGGGCCCGCAGGACGAGGGCTCAGAGCAGCCCACCACGGCTGCAGCGGGGGCCACGGAGGAGGAGGCGGCCGCAGCGTGGCCTGAGACGTGGCCTGCGGGGGAGTCGGCCACGCTGGCTGCGCCCACCAGCGCCGCAGAGCCCCGGGAGTCGGAGACGGAGGAGGCCGAGGCCGGGGCAGCAGAGCTGAGGGCCGAGCTGGCGCTGGCGGCCGGGCGGCAGGAGGAGAAACAGGTCCTGCTCCAGGCAGACTGGACGCTGCTGTGCCTGCGCTGCCGCGAAGCCTTCGCCACCAAGGGCGAGCTCAAGGCGCACCCGTGTCTGCGCCCCGAGGGCGAACAGGAGGGTGAAGGGGGGCCCCCGCCACGCCCCAAGCGACACCAGTGCTCCATCTGCCTCAAGGCCTTCGCCAGGCCCTGGTCCCTGTCGCGCCACCGGCTGGTCCACTCCACCGACCGCCCTTTCGTGTGCCCAGACTGCGGCCTGGCCTTCCGCCTCGCCTCCTACCTCCGCCAGCACCGCCGCGTCCACGGCCCCCTCAGCCTGCTGGCCCCGCTGCCCGCGGCGGGCAAGAAGGACGACAAGGCCTCGGGTGCACGGAACTCAGCCAAGGGGCCGGAGGGGGGCGAGGGGGCGGAGTGCGGGGGTGCCTCGGAAGAGGGAGAAGGCGGGCAGAACGGAGGCGACGCCGCTCCGGCTCGGCCCCCCGCCGGGGAGCCCCGCTTCTGGTGCCCAGAGTGCGGCAAAGGTTTCAGGCGCCGGGCGCACCTGCGGCAGCACGGGGTGACCCACTCGGGAGCGCGCCCCTTCCAGTGCGTGCGCTGCCAGCGGGAGTTCAAGCGCCTGGCCGACCTGGCGCGCCACGCACAGGTGCACGCGGGGGGCCCAGCCCCGCACCCGTGCCCCCGCTGCCCGCGCCGCTTCTCGCGCGCCTACAGCCTCCTGCGCCACCAGCGCTGCCACCGCGCAGAGCTGGAGAGGGCCGCCGCGCTCCAGGCACTGCAGGCCCAGGCCCCGACGTCGCCGCCACCGCCCCCGCCGCCCCTGAAGGCCgagcaggaggaagaagggcTCCCGCTGCCCCTCGCAAACATTAAGGAAGAGCCGCCCTCTCCGGGGACCCCACCCCAGTCCCCGCCGGCTCCCCCTGTCTTCCTCAGCGCCTCCTGTTTCGACAGCCAAGACCACTCAGCCTTCgagatggaggaggaagaggcagacaGCAAGGCTCACCTGCGCGGGCTGGGGGGCCTGGCCTCCTGA